Part of the Anopheles gambiae chromosome 3, idAnoGambNW_F1_1, whole genome shotgun sequence genome is shown below.
TGACTTCTGCTCCCACCGTAGAGAACACATGTTTGGTTGCTTGTTGGCGTACCTGCCCCGATTATGCGGTAAATATGACTTGACAAAGGTCACCAGAGTGCACAAGAAAACGGTCTCTACTCCGCGGTGAATGGATGGTACAAATGCAGTTGTGAATGTAggttgcatttgttttgcatcCATTCATCGTAAAGGGTGTGCAACATGGTGTATTACAGTTAGTAGGCATTCGTCTCtccttcttctctttctccgGGCAATATGACAACAACCTGCAGCTTCTCCACCGCCTTTACTACAGGTGTCAATCGAATACGGGGGACGAAAGACCTGCAGGAATAACAAAGACTGCGTTTGTTCTCGTTACAATGTAAAGTTGCCCTTATGCAGGGAGCGCCTCCTACTCATCTTACTCATTATGCAGAGAGCGGTAGAGGGAGCGTAGTGTGATTTATTCCGCCAATTTTCTCATCCATCTGCTCTCGGAGTTTGCATTAATTGGCCTgcaagagaacaaaaaaaagacaacattTCATATCAGCACTTATCGCTCCTGCCCATGACCGTGAGCTTGAGAGGAAGTTTTCCTTCGCTTCACTCATTAGAAGCAACATACTCAATTAGGTTATTAGCTTGAGTAGCAGGCAAAAAATGCCGCAAATCATAATCCCGTGTGTCATTGCGTGGAAAACTGTGCATTAAGTAATGGTTTCATTATGTTTTGGGTCTCCATTTATCTACGCTCTGTAGAGGCATCCCTTCGCATCATTCCATCCGGTTTTGAAGCATTAGTCATCCACTTCGTGCCTATCCGCTAAGAACTAAATCTCGAGTTGGCGTTCCAGTTCGAAACGGAACTTTAAATTGCGTTCACTTTATCATTCAGCTCTGCACACGTGCGGCGGGTCATCAGCGTGTGTGCGATGCATTACTACGATGCACCCCGATGTACGGCGTAGACGCACTGcactttgttttgttgcattcTTCTTTTAAGTGCTTCAGCCGTCTCGAGGTAGAGCAACATTTCTCTGTGTTCCGGTCGTTGGGTTGAGATTTACCCTTTTGCTTTTTAGGTTAATGCATAATTTCTCTTCCGGGTGGGTTGCTTCTGCTATCAACTCACCCTTGAAAAACTGGTTAAAAAGGCATAATAATTTTACTCCTTTTTTCGcctttgttgttgtgtctaACTCTGCAATTCTAGATGATTtgcaatgttgtttttttttttgcgaatgcAATCAGCCTTTGTTAGGTaacgttttgtgttttattccgCTACGGCAACAAACTGTCTGCGGAACGGATTGGTAacagttttaaaaataatgttccGCTACTTGCACGGACGCAGCAGCATCGGTAGCAGCAAAGATGTTCTTGTTTCGTCCCCGTTTCCGAGTGCAAATCCGTTGGTCCGTTATGCAAATTGCGAAGAAAAATCGATTGTTTCTGAACCGAATGGGACGCAACGATGGACGCAGAGATGGGTGTGTGCTCTTGTGAGGCatgcaaaattaaacatgTACAGCACGCGATATTGATCGCAGTGAAAAGTGGGTTAATtataatttgattatttttttctccattctgttccctgttgtttgttttgaacgTTTGCAAGAGCCAATCAACCTCCTGGGAACTgtaaaaacaatatcattatTGATGCTTCTGTCTGATTAATTTAATCCATTCCCCCCGATGCTCTTGCTTAAATAATCAGTTATCGTACATTTGTTGGAGCTGGTTGATGGTGTGATCAACAAACGGAGGAGTGAACAGCAGTGCCGGACTGAGATCAAGTCTCTAATTCCCTGCTTAATGGACACAAGGGTTCATTATACACATTGGGTCATTCTAATACTCAGAATAAGGCTTACGGATTAAGATAATTTGTGGACTACGTTCTCCCAATTCTATTTCATACTCTTCCGTaacaaacatatttgtttCAACCAATTTTCTCTACAGTATATTGCTTGGAAATGTGatcaaaatgtgtgtgtgcaaatgaAAGTATTTTAACAATGATCTGTTCAGACGAATCCTATTCTGTGTTCTAAACCTCTCAAAAACCCCTCTCTGGTTGGCAAAGACATTCATCATCGTTCGCTAAACAAACAATCAGACTGTGTGACTGTgatttttaaagaattaaaaGCATCCAATATCTCCAAAAATGCTTTCCCGTGCGGTGAACGTGTTTCGTAAGAAAAAGTCTCGCAAATCCGCACACCACGACGGCGAAGATGACCGTCACGGTACGGACACGAACGCAAGTGAAACGGAAACCGAACCGGACGACTGCAGCTGCCACTCGGAGCCGGTGCTGCCGGCCGGCCTCTCGCCAGCATTCGCCAGCAACGGCCGGCTGCTGCAGGACAGTTCACCCGCCTCCTCCACCGAATACTTCCAAGATGGTCCCGAACAGTACCAGGAAATGGGCGGCCGTAGAAAGAAACACTCAAGGAAAGAGGAGCAAACAGCGAGCGATGAGGTGCGTGAAGAGTGTCGCTCTTCTTCAAGCATTGCATCGTCCCTGCTGTCGACGATCCGGCGGGCTCGGTCGCGGTCTCGGTCTCGGTCAATCGCGTCATCATCACCGGCCGCCACCGGTCGAAGTACGTCGAAGCTGCTACCCACCTCGAAAAGTACGCTAAGTAGTAGAAGCCATCGTGGTGGTGAccatggtggtggttgtggtggtgatCGTGGTTATGGTGGTACCGGTTCCTCTGCTTCTTCTGCACTGCTGCACGGCGACGAGGAACGCAATGCACTGGTCAGTTCTGACAGCTTCGCCCGTGACACGAAGCGTGGGGTGAGGGATCCGTCCGAGGATCACCTTCGATCGTCGCCTACCCAATCTACCGAGCTTGCGGGTGCTACCAATGgcagcggtagtggtggtagtgtgaGGCAAGGTGATGGAAAACGGCAAGGTTTGACGATTTCTTATACAAATTTTGATTGGATTGCGCCCCAAACGGGGTGAAAGAAGATGTGTTAATTGGTTGGGGGTTcttaatttatgttttgttttggttttcttccttcccttGTGTtctttgctgtgctgtgtgtgtgtattttgtttgtttttatgttggtATGCTAGATATGGTATTCAATGTTTTCTCACAGTTTggcttgtgtgtgtctttattTTCTTTGATTTGCTGTACAATAATTATAATGCACTCTAGTTAATTACGAATTGATTATAGAACTTATTTGACTTCAAATTAAAAGTTTACCAAAATGCAAATTTGCCTCAAATGGTCATCAAACACTCAAGCAAATGCAATTGCCACTAAATAGAAAGTTGCCCTTTACGGATGTAATGAGGGAAAAAATCCTTTCCTGCTGTGCCACTGTTTGCTAGCCTTGTTTGGCCCTTCAATTTAACCACTTCTGGCCAGTGTTATGTAAATAAATTCAATGTAATAATTTCCGCTCGCAAATGCCCTgcggaaaaaaaaaacaaatacattacTCGATAACGAGCTTTCCAACTCACCTTTCGCCCACCTGCTTGTTTTTATCCTTTGCAAAGATCTTGGCAAAGATCGAACTTGGGGATCTTCAAACCTAGGTGCCACTAATTGCAATTCGTTCGTCCGAATGCAAACAAgagaatgaaattaaatgcaaCAGCCGTTTTCCTTCCCTCTGCTGCGGAGGGCGAGCGTCTTATGGTTTAAGTTGGAGAGCGCAACTATACTGGATTTAATATGTAGGCCCGTCCCCTTCGGCACCTTGTTAATGCCGAGCTTATCGGTGATCGCGAATACTCTGTAccaccaccgtcgtcgtcatcgtcgtcgtcggtggcGGCAAACCTGTTGCCCGGATCTCCGCTCACCGCGCTATTTTGAACTTTTACTTCGACGAGCAACAATATAAATGCTTTTAATAGTCCGTTCCTTTCCAACCATCCTCCACCGTAGTAGTATCGTCTCACTGTCTGCAAAGGTGCAAGGGTTAGGGCAAAGGATTGGCGCAGTTCGAGCTTCATTCATGCTGTGGTCTAGCCTAGAAGGTGCGGTTCGTGCGAAAAGTGTTCACCCCGTTTCGATTTCATCGAACCGGCAAAAGGGTCTGGGAAAATATTTGATCTTCCCTCCCGCGTCTCGACTCTCTAATGTCAGTGAAGCTATCAAAAAGAGCCCTTTTTGAGTGGGTGTGCGGTGGCTTTCCTGGAAGAAGGCCGTCAGGCTTTCAGCGAACCAGTACGATTTATTTAGATGGGAGTTGGAAAAGTAAATACCAAAACACACTGGTTGGTATTTTACGAGGGCAAAAATCGATGATGGAATGTTTGCAGGTTTATTATTAACCAGCGTTAATATTACTTCGCCCTCCAAACCAAACCCCACCCCATTGGGCGGGATGCTCACTGCATTTTGCTAGAAAACGTTTTTACGTGTTTGCAGGCCGATCGCTTATCGGATAGGAATCGTTTGTCTTTCTGCCTTTCTGCTATGTGTTTAGCAAAGCGGATGGAATTATGGTCCTCCGTGTTCTTGGTACACAATTGCCTTTTCTCTTTCAGCGGGGCTACATCTAGCTACAACTCGAAAGAAAGTGAACGTTTTGCGCTGTACTGCGAGTTTGGAGCACTGCTAGCAAAAACATAACACCCCCTTTTGAAAGGATTCCCCTGGCCAAAGGTCTAATTAAAGCCGGGCCTCGGAACCGTTCCAGGACGCTGGTTCGTTTTCCCTATCCACGCGAAGAAAAGCGAATCGAGTTAGGCTTCTACACGACTGCCTTTCCACCAGGAGAGAACTCTTGTACGCAGGCAGGAAATGATTGCAATCGAATTAGCGAACCCGCGGATGGACGATGAATCGTAGCAGCGGAGAGAGGCAAACGGCGGCTGCAAAGTGAAGTGAAAGGTCGAAACAGTTTCACCGAAAACCTGGCGGGTGACCAACCAAGAGGTTAATAAGAGAAGCTGTCTGTTTCGTAATGTGTATAATGTACGATCGATCGCGCTGGATGATCGTACATCAACAAACAGGCGCAAACGCTTTATTAGCTCTCCAGCTTTGTATTTTCCTGGCAAACGATAAGTGGTTTTTCTGTGGCCGAGAGCTGGCGGGCTAAGTAATTGGATCGTTTGATTGTTGGTAGTTTTGGGGGGTGATTGGAAAATGGATTTAGGAAGCTGAACCTCTATTAATAGTACGAAGCAAATGCGGACGCGTAGTGTAGTGCCAAACGGACGGTCTTACATGTCAAAGGTCATGAGTTCAAATCTTAATTAGAATGCAGGGGAGAAATAAGCTCATTCGGCAAAGCGCCTTTTATAAGCAACAGGTTGTGTTATTAGCTACACTTTTACGGCTGATCATAACTAAGATAAAGGAACGATAGGTAATTCTTTCATGGAATTATGAGAAGagaataatgtttaaaaaacatgTTAACTATGATCGTGTGAACAATCAAAATCACAAAGATCACAATTTTGGCACACTTCTCACGCTGCTCAACCAACTATCGATTGCAGCCAGATTTCTTTCTAACATTTCCACAATTGAACAATATGCCTGAGTAATCGAAGGCATTACtggatagagaaaaaaaaaaatcccagaAACCTTCAATTCGAAAGCTCCTTGGCGTTGCATTTCGATAACGATcttcgatttgttttgtttggcccACCGGGAGGCCAACACTTCTCCCCACTGGCACGAATTTAGAGACTTGTCCCCCCCCTGAGGGGAGACTGTTTGACGCAAAATAAATGAAGACATTTTAACAACAGTACCAGCAGAGTAGCAACGGCACAACAACAGTAAAAGCAAGGAGTGCTCGTCCCAATCACAGGGCCTGATGAATGGAAACTTTGTTACGGAACAATTGTTATTGCCAGTACATTCGTGACATTTACCATTTGGCTTTTCGAGCTCTTCTCGGTGGTAAGTAAGAGCACCCCCGCGGTGGAACCCCGTTTGCTGTTAACAGGCTTGTTTAATTCGAGCCATTTCTCGTTCGGATcgtgtttttgtgcttttaAAGGTATTAActttccaccaaaaaaaaaacacacaacgtGTACGTGTCATTCCCCGTGGAGAGAACGGCGGATTGATCATACCCCAGTCACCTCTTTAGGCAAGCGTGAAATTTGCACCTCACCAccagctccccccccccccccccccccccgttatTTCCTAAACAATGCGACACAACAATTTTGCCATCTCGTAGAGGAATCTTTAAGCAAATAATAATAGCAAATGGAATGAATCGGGCTTGGCGCCCGGTGTGTTGCATAATGACTTCATTAAAAGGGTGGCGGCGCACGATCGGACGTACAGAGGACGGGCGCCAGCGCTTTTCTTTCGCGACCGTTCTTTTCCCCTTTGGGTCACGAAGTCATCAATGTCAAATGTACTTTTTGTTCGCTTGATTGAGCGTCTTTTGGGTTGGTTTGGTGTGTGGGGGGGTCgctgttttccattttcttttaaCCGTATTGGGTGAAATGAAACGCGAGGGGCAACTGGGGCTCCACGGTTTGTGTCTAGTTTCGTGTACGATTGTGTCAGGTGGTGTAGCTGTTTAACATCTTATTTGTTTAGCATTTTATGGCATTGAAAATGGGCACGATTCTCTATGAAATGGGAAGGGTGTTGCAATTAATCCAATGTGATACAATTAAATGTATCGTATTGTTATGGCTGGAACACGTGTGTGTTGGGTTGAGTGtgatttttattacattagcGTACGTAATGGTTAGTTTGGCTTGGTTCAATTCCTAAAAGCGCCATTCTATTTATGCAATCTTTTGCTGTGGTACCGCTGGTACCTTTCTACAAGATAGCGCTTCGTCAATGATGATACTCCTTGCttggcaaacaaaaatgtttttgttttgatgacgATCCGTCACGAGTCAGCATATTGttgggctgctgctactgctgctgccttccGATTGCTGACGCAAAACTGGATCATCCGTCATCGGCGAGAAAGAAAAGACCGGCAGCACCCAGACGCTCCACCGTGAACGACTTTTGGACGCGCAAAGTTGCATAATACGAAAATCTTCAAATTGCATCTTGTTCGTTTCGCCCTTACGTTGGTGTTAAACTTTTGAGCGTTTTAAGCGTCAGCATCCCTTCTCCCATTGAGAAAGAAAGAccagcgaacaaaaaaaagagccaTTTCTTTTCTGCACCAATTCCGCAACATAAtgactgttgtgtgtgtgtgtgttgtgttgggtaaaaattaaaaccaaacaaaaagaaggctgtttaaaaacaaaaccaaaaaacactGGAAACGGGTGCGAAGCTTTCGACGGTGGTGTTTATAATTGGTCGAAGGAAAGGATACACTCCATTGCGCGTTCCAATACTTTGTTACCGTAACCACCGCCGTACCCTTTTGGAGCTATTTAAAAGGGAGTGGAAATTGTCCTGTGCTGGGAATTGGATTACGTACAGAAGGGGGGAAATTATTGTTGTTTGGCGGTCTTTCTTTGGACATTCGTCTGCTACAGCTTACACTCTTCATGAACGtttttcaattattgtttGAATGGTCTCTTTCTGTGTGTGACGGAAGTGTCCTTGAGGCTCTTTCGTGACTGTGTGAACAAAGCTTcactgttgtttgtttgaacaaaagatTAAATGGTACAGCTAGTAAACGTGTTTGCGTGTTCCACGATCGCGTTTATCGATTGACAATCATTCATATGTATAGCCTACTGTATGTGTATAATCCTGgttattatttatcttttcCGATCAGCTCCATCCTGCACGCCATACATGAATGGACTTGGTAGTATAGCTATGGAAGATATGTTTAGCTTTgtgttatgtttatttttagctcggtttattgtatttatttcctTCAGATCTTACTTACTGTGGCCTGTGAAAGCTCAACTACTGGAGCTATACTTACGAACGGAGTCCCTCCTATCCGCCGCACATACAGCTTTGACTAATGACAactctgtttctctcttttgcACCCTCCACTCCCTTTCACAGTCCTATGCGGTAACCGAGTGAGCCAAATGACCCGCGCGTACGATGACATAGATGCCGTAACGCGCCTGCtggaagagaaggaaaaggacCTCGAGCTAACGGTGCAGATTGGCAAGGAGCTGCTAGCGCAGAACACGCACCTCGAGAACCGGGTCGCCGAGCTGGTGCAGGAGCTCAAGACGACGAACGAAAACCGGGCGCAGCTCTCGCACGAGCTGCATCAGAAGATCGAGCTGATCGGAATACTGACGAACGATGCCGACGACACCAGTGAGAATGGTAAGCTATCACGAGGGACACTGATGCCCTTAAACTTTATGATGTTTACAATGTTAGTGTGAAAGATATAAGTGCTCAAAATGCTGAGTAAATATCTTCAAATCTTCTCGAAAATAACTTCAATTTTAGCGATTAAGTGTTGCCCTTTGGCCCTATCCGTGACAGAAGAATAGGGTACCTAAATTAATAGTTTCCATAACACTTTCACTCACCAGCACCTAGCTTAAGCGCCTCtagaggtgtgtgtgttcaatgCGGAACAATGTAGCATTTCCTGTGCTTCCATCCCACCGCCAACCATTGCCGTTCGGTTCTACTCACGTTAGCCACTATCAAAATAAGCccccttttgttttgtaaccACTATTTTCTATCGGCGAATCAGCATTGCGATGTTTGGTACACTCTCGAGCACGGTTCGATCGAGCGACGTGAGTGAAAGCTCTTGGAAACGGTTGATTAACTATCTGCCTGGGTGTCCCTCCAGCGACAGCCATAGAACGTCGACAACGGTTAATAGGGAAGAGTTATGTTTGCTTCCCTGCCGACGAGTCGCAGCCATTTCAATGCCGCATGTTGTAAGATTGCCACCTTAGACAAGGCAAATagtgtgtggtggtgctgttgcaTCATAGGAAGACCGGTGACGTCCACTGGAAGCGATAAGTTGGCAAAGAACTTGACATCCTCAAACACTTTACCTGCCTGAGAGTGCGCGCCTTATCGCGCGaggcaaatgaaaaatgacaTCCCTGCTGGACGCGGTTCTTCGCAGGTTACCGGCTTTTTAATTAGCGAACGAACAGAATCAACGACTCGCGCTGTGCTCTTGGCGTTATCGCTAAAGCAATCGCGAGcgatcgcgcacacacacacagagttgCTTATCAAGAGCACCACTCATCTTCATCCCCGTTCGAGCCGTTGCGGCGCAATTGTAGCGACATTTGCACGTAGCTTTGCAGTACGAATGCATCGCGAGGAGAAGGTAGTGCAGTGTTGTTGTGGTGCATATGTTCAGTGGCAAGTgttctaattttaattttgacacacaaacacacacacgaacacacaatAGTGCCGGGAGGTGATATACGGGTTGCAGCGAAAGgtaaattgtttgcttttagaACTCCAGCCACTCCTCTGCATCGTTATTCTGTGCGGTAATGGAATTATATCGAGCTGAAAATCGATGACAGAGAACTATGTGGGTTCGCCTGGTTTCTCGTCGTGTCTGCTCGTGTTTTTGGGCGCGCACACCTACCACCCATCGGCCGGGGGGGCTGATGGCTCGTCGTGTGTTGTAATCGTCCTTTTCGGGTCGTCAGAAAATggacaaaacaacaaatgcgCGAAAAAAAGTCGGCTGAAATAGAAAATCAATAACGAAAGCAAAACTggagcttgtttgtttgttccgtTCCCAACTGTGTTACGAAATGCTCCATCGCGTGCCTGTGTGCCTGCCTGGCACCTCCCAAAACGGAGCTGATCCTCTGCACTGGGCACTGGGAAAGGTGTTCCGTTCGCAGTCGGAAACGGTTATCGGTGGCGGCATGTCCGATGGCATGCAAAACTAAGCTCACTCTCGCTCTATTGGCGTGGATGGATTGATTATTGACCTCATCCTTGTCGTCCTCCCTTCTCGCCCCTCTGTTCGGTTCGGTGTTGATGGTTCAATCGTGCTAAAGGGCAACCagtgaaaagcaaaacaaacattcggGAGACTGCCTCAGTCCGTTTGGTCAAGCCTCCGTGGGCCTGTCTCTAAATGAAGTGAAGTGTGTAGGCTTGGGCAGCCACAGTAGTGCTTTCTGGCTGCAGCGTGAATAAAAGGAGATAAGAGAACACCTCCTTCGTACCttctttcctcttcttttgCGCTGCCCCTTTCGATGGCGTTGATTCGTGCAGTGGCGCTGCCGTGTTACCAGCGCCCGCGCTCGAACGGCTTATCAGCGGCGGTAGTAGCAACTACGACGAAGTGCTTTTGCTTGCGAATACTCTGTACGGAATCTCTCAACTTTCTCGCGCTCTTAAACCCCATATgaagtctctctctctccctctcttgtGGCAATTCGTATTCTAATGCAAATTTGTGTCTGGTTTTACCATCATTTCCCGCAGTCACACCGACGGCATCGAAGTCGATCAACctggagctgctgcagcgGAAGGTTAAGCAGCTGGAGGACGAAAACAAATCCCTGCGCACCGAAACCGCCCAGCTAGTGAAGGAGACGGACGAGTGCGAGGAGCAGGAGCGCAGGCTGATGGCGGACATCGCGAACCAGCTTACCACGGCCAACAGCGAGTTTGACGGTTTAAGTAAGTATTGCTTGTATTGCTCTCATCtattgtgtgtgaatgtgaatTGTGTCTAGTTACGTTACGCTCAAGATCCAGATCTCTCTTACCACACTTCATCTCTAATCTCCTTATCGAATCCAATCTTATCACTCTATCACGCTGCAGATTTGGAACTCGAACGACTGAAGGAGGAAAACCGGCTACAGCATGAGCAGATCATCAGCCTTACCGGGCGGCTCGCGGACGCCGAGATACGGCTCCATCAGCTGACCTCCGAAAACGAGGAAGCATCGTCGCTGCTCAGCATCaccaaagaaaaccaaaacctGCTGGCGGGCGAGCTGGCCGAGTTCAAGCTGCGCTACCAGGAGGTGCTGAACCTGCTGCAGGAGGCCCAGGAGCAGCTGCGCCGGCAGCGGAAACGCTCCCAGCCGCTCGCGCGCAGCTCGCTCATTCCCGGCATTACGGGAATGCCGGCTGCGCCCGATTCGCTCCAGTCGGAGCTGATGGAAACGTCCCTCTACTCGGAGCACAGCCTCGACTCGGGCATCGATTCGGTGCGGGGCGGTATCGGTGGTGGCGGCTCCATGATGGGTGGCATGATGACCGGCTCCCAGCAGCAGGTTCCCGCCTATCGGAAGGTGTTCGAGACGGTCCGCTCGGCCAGCCGGGCGAATCCGAACGGGTTCAGCGATAGTTTCTCGCAGCTCGGTTCGATGACGATGAGTTCCTCCTCGCAGCCGCGCATGGCACCGTACGTTTACCCCGGACTGGGCGGTACGACCGGCAACGGCAGCGGCGTCAGCAATGCGGGCATCACGACGATGACACACTCCTACAAGAGCGGTTCGTCCGTGTACAGCACGATgtacggcggtggtggcggcagtTCGCTCGGTGGACGAACGTACTCGCGCGAAAGTCTGACCGCCGACTCGGAGGATGGCTATCCGGGTCCAGCCCAAACAGGCATCCCGGGTGCGCCGGGCGCGAAGGATCTGGAAGCGGCCCTGAAGCGTCTTACCCCGGCGGAGGTGCTAGCGAGACGGGCGATGCTGCAGCACGCTCCGCTCGGCACGTACAGCTACGACGAGCAGCCTGCGGGCATTCCGCTCGGCTGCCGCACACCGGACAGTATTATGTCGACCGGTTCGTCGGGCCTGTCCGgcctgtcgtcgtcgtcggccgcCGGCAACGGCCAGTGGCGCCTTCCGGAGAAGCTGCAGATCGTGAAACCGATCGAGGGCTCGCAAACGCTGCACCACTGGTCGCGGCTTGCCACGCCCACCCTGAGCGGGCTGCTCGAGGAGCGGCCGGGCGTGACGATACGCGGTGGCCGCGGGCTGGACGAGCTGGGCCTGCAAACCTACTCGCTGTCCGACGTGGAGGAGGACGAAGACACGGAAGACCATCCGGGCAAGCGGTTCCAATCGTTCGGCTGCACCTACACGTACACCAACAGCACGGTGCTGCATCCGGACGACGGTACGACGGCGGTCACGTTCAGTTTGCCACCCTCGCAAATGTCCTCCCAGATGACGTCCGAGTGTCCGACGCGACAGCCGACCGCACCGTCAACGCCCCGCTCCAGCCTGTCGCGGCGCAACTCCTGCTCGACGTTCAGCGTGAACATGGGGCTGGCGTCGATGCTGAACGAGCGTGGCATTAAAGCCGTTACACCGAGTGCCCTTAATACGCCCGCCGGGCCCAACTACTCACCCACGGTGACACCCTGCAATAGTCCTGGTAAGTGCGAGTCATTTTTAATCCCTTCAAATTggatatttaaattaattttctctTATTCTACCAGATGGTTCACCCACTCGTTCAATGTCTCCGGAACCGCCGCTCCTATCCGGGCTGCTCGCCTCGACGGCCGACATCCTGCGCAAGCGGTTCGTCGCCTCGACCGGCGGCCAGCACAGTTCCGCCGATCCGGCCGATCGTCCATCGAGAATAATGACCCGCAACAAGGTCGCGCTGTCGCGGCTGGAAAAGAAAGCACTTCGCTCGATCAAGATCATGGAAAAGGTGGAAAGCATCGGGCTGGAGAACATTATGCTACCGCCGCAGCATCCACCGGGTATCAGTCCGCTTGCCCTGCACGGCACCTCGGCCCTCTACACGGCAGCCGCGTCCGGTCGCGGCCGTAGCCCGATGGCACAGCTTACCAGCCTCAAACACATGCAGGACCAGCGACGCAaagctcagcagcagcaggcggacGATCTTGTAACGATCGACAAGGAAACGATCAAAGCGGTCCTAACGAAGGGTCTGTCGCACGACAGCCTGAAGAGCATGGCTTCCTCGTCCGGTGCGAGCAGTGGCATCAGTACAGCGATGTCCTCCGACTCGGACAGCTCATCCGTGGCGAGCTTTGACTCGGAACCCCGCACCAAGGACACGACCAGCGGTGCCAGCTCGGCTGCTACCAACACCAATACCGCCTCCCCAACGACAGCGGCCCGGCTGAAGCAGATGCAGCGGCAGAAGTCGCGACGCAATCTACTGAACGGTGCGAACGGTGGCTCCCAGCGGCCGGATCTTGGCACGGTGAACGGTTCCAGCCGTCCCGGAGTACGACCAGACCTTGGCACAGTGGGCAGTAAAGCAACGGGCAAAACTggtggcaacaacaacaccggtGGAAGTGGCAAGGACAGTCGCAGCAAACAGCAATCGACGGCAACTGCTGCAGCACCGGCGGTTAAGGAAGAAAGCCGTTCACTCGGTCAGAGTGTGTACGGTACGATCAGCTCGTTGCTGTTTGGCCGCAAGGGTGGTTTGCTGTAAGAACACTAACGAGAGCAGTGAAGGACACAAGGACGACCGCGGCAGGCACAGGAGTACATGCGCGGGTCCGGCtgaaaaaacccctttttatTGGTAGCCGTCACAGTTTACATCCACcttttttcgtataatt
Proteins encoded:
- the LOC1275657 gene encoding trafficking kinesin-binding protein milt isoform X3 codes for the protein MLSRAVNVFRKKKSRKSAHHDGEDDRHGTDTNASETETEPDDCSCHSEPVLPAGLSPAFASNGRLLQDSSPASSTEYFQDGPEQYQEMGGRRKKHSRKEEQTASDEVREECRSSSSIASSLLSTIRRARSRSRSRSIASSSPAATGRSTSKLLPTSKSTLSSRSHRGGDHGGGCGGDRGYGGTGSSASSALLHGDEERNALVSSDSFARDTKRGVRDPSEDHLRSSPTQSTELAGATNGSGSGGSVRQGDGKRQVLCGNRVSQMTRAYDDIDAVTRLLEEKEKDLELTVQIGKELLAQNTHLENRVAELVQELKTTNENRAQLSHELHQKIELIGILTNDADDTSENVTPTASKSINLELLQRKVKQLEDENKSLRTETAQLVKETDECEEQERRLMADIANQLTTANSEFDGLNLELERLKEENRLQHEQIISLTGRLADAEIRLHQLTSENEEASSLLSITKENQNLLAGELAEFKLRYQEVLNLLQEAQEQLRRQRKRSQPLARSSLIPGITGMPAAPDSLQSELMETSLYSEHSLDSGIDSVRGGIGGGGSMMGGMMTGSQQQVPAYRKVFETVRSASRANPNGFSDSFSQLGSMTMSSSSQPRMAPYVYPGLGGTTGNGSGVSNAGITTMTHSYKSGSSVYSTMYGGGGGSSLGGRTYSRESLTADSEDGYPGPAQTGIPGAPGAKDLEAALKRLTPAEVLARRAMLQHAPLGTYSYDEQPAGIPLGCRTPDSIMSTGSSGLSGLSSSSAAGNGQWRLPEKLQIVKPIEGSQTLHHWSRLATPTLSGLLEERPGVTIRGGRGLDELGLQTYSLSDVEEDEDTEDHPGKRFQSFGCTYTYTNSTVLHPDDGTTAVTFSLPPSQMSSQMTSECPTRQPTAPSTPRSSLSRRNSCSTFSVNMGLASMLNERGIKAVTPSALNTPAGPNYSPTVTPCNSPDGSPTRSMSPEPPLLSGLLASTADILRKRFVASTGGQHSSADPADRPSRIMTRNKVALSRLEKKALRSIKIMEKVESIGLENIMLPPQHPPGISPLALHGTSALYTAAASGRGRSPMAQLTSLKHMQDQRRKAQQQQADDLVTIDKETIKAVLTKGLSHDSLKSMASSSGASSGISTAMSSDSDSSSVASFDSEPRTKDTTSGASSAATNTNTASPTTAARLKQMQRQKSRRNLLNGANGGSQRPDLGTVNGSSRPGVRPDLGTVGSKATGKTGGNNNTGGSGKDSRSKQQSTATAAAPAVKEESRSLGQSVYGTISSLLFGRKGGLL